The genomic window ATCGGCAGGTGCCGATTCCGGCAGCAGGATTTCCAAGGGCTGGATCTCGGCGTTTTCGGTATCTCCGCTGGGCCGTACGGAACCGCCCTTGAACGGCAGTTCGAAGACGCGCGCGCTGTAGGGCGGCACCTCCAGCTTGCCATCAATCGCAAACCGCTCCTCGTTCGGCTTGCGGCTCCATTTCGGCTCGTGCTTGTAGATATCCCAAAAATATTCGCGGTGCGAGAGCGTCGCCATCCGGCCTTCGCTCGCAAACTCCACGCCCGGCACATCGAGTTCGATTTCGGCAAACGCATCGCGCGAAACATTCACGACCATCGCATAGAGCCGCCCGTCGTCGCGCGTCACCACGGCATAGGCATCGCCGTTGCCTTTCAGCTCCGAAGCAACGAGCTGGTTGCCCATGTATTTGCTCCAGAGGTAGAGTCCCCAATACTGGCTCTTCGGCATGCACCGCCCCGCGAAGTGAAAGAGGCCGTGCCCGCCCTCTTCCGTGGTGGTCAGCAAATCCCACTGCGTGGCGAAGGTGACGCCCTCGCGAAACATTTCGCCAACAAAGATGGCGCTCCACAAACCGTTGAGCAGTTCGCCCGTGTGGCGGTCTTCGAGCACCTTCGAGTTCCACTCGGTTATGGCAAATTCGATCTCGCCCACGCGGTGCGGCTGGTATTTTTCGACCAAGCCGCGGTAGCGCGTCATCGGCTCCTGGAGCGAAAAGGCCTGCTCGACCATTTCGCGCTCGCCCGCCAGATGCCGCTCGACGGGATAGGTGTGGAACGAAATAAAATCAACATGCTCGCCGGCATCGCGCAGCAGCGCCTCCATGAACGGCGCGCGCGTGCTCGCCGCCGTGGGGCCGCCGATCTTGATGGATGGGTCGACCGCCTTCATGGCCTTGGCATATTCGATGAAGCGCTGCGCGTAAACCTCGCCGGTCATGCGCGAGCCATCGGGCAGGGTCGAGCCCATTTCCCAGCGGCCTTCGAGTTCGTTGCCAATCTCCCAATATTCAACGCCGTACCCCATCTCCAGGTTTGCCCAGCGCACCCATTCGGCCGCCATTTCCGGCGTGCCGGATCCAACGTTGACCGTCACGATCGAATGCGAGCCCTTGTCTTTGGCAAACTCGTGCAAGGCGTAGACATCAACATTGCCGTGCCACTCGTCGGGCTTGCCCGGGGCCAGCAGATGGAAGCCGGGTTTGTAGTCCGAATAGTCGATTTCCCACTGGCCGTCGACGAGCTTCGACATATCGAACGTATTGCCATCCCACACGCCGTTGCCGTTCCAGATATATTCGTCCGACCACGATCCGCCAGGAATGCGGATGAACGACGGGTTCAACTCGCGCAGGTAATATTGCACATCCGTATCGAACAGCTGCCGCGCCTCATGCCACAACCCCGCGTTCGTGCCGAGGAACCGATGGCGATCCACCTCCCGAACCACGGAAGGGTCGACCCGGAGCACCGCTGCCTGACAAGCCATCGTACCGACAGCGCCTACAACCATTATTAAAGTCCTCATTGCAGATCCTTCCGAATTAGGCATCTAGGGTTTGAATCGTCTGCATTATAAAGCCGCCGTGGCTTCCTGCACCTTATTCTTCATGCCGAAACCTGCATCGTTGCTTTCCCGCCCCATCAAAACCTCGACCGAATGTTCGCCGCCGTCGAAGACCGGCACCACATTGCCCTCGACGGGTTCGCCATCGACCACCACGGACGCGACGCCCTTGGAAATGTGTTCGGGGTTTTCGACTTCGATGCGGTAGGTCGCGCCGCGGAACTTGCGAACCACCTTGAAGCCGTCCCATGCCTTGGGAATGCAGGGATTGATTTCGAGGCCGCCGTGGGTCGGCATGATGCCGACGATAAACTTGGTGGCCGCCTGGTAGGTCCACGACGACGTGCCGGAGAGCCAACTGTTGCGGGCGAGGCCGAACTGCGGATGCTCGTCGCCGAGAATGTTTTGCGGGTAGCAGTAGGGTTCGCACTCGAAGCGGCCGATGTCGTCGTTCCGCGCGGCGGGGTTGATCTGGTTGTAGTATTGGAATGCGCGGTCGCCGTTGCCGACCAGCGTTTCGGCAATCATCACCCACGGGTTGGTGTGCAGGAAGATGCCGCCGTTTTCCTTGGCGCCCGGCGGATAGGTGGTGATGCCGCCCTTGGTCGGATCGAACCCGTTGTAGCCCGGCCAGCTGAGCTTGATGCCGCGGTCCGTGTTGAGTTTTCCATGCACCGACTCCAGCGCCTGCTCCGCGCGATCGCCTTCGGCAAAGCCGGAAAAGACGCTCCACGACTGAGCGTTGGCGTAGATCTGCCCTTCGCTGTTTTGCTTGGAACCGATCGGGGTGCCGTCCTCTTCGTAGTAACGCACAAACCATTCGCCGTCCCAGCAGGTCTCGTTAACGACCTTTTTCATGCGCGCGTGGTCGGCGCGGTATTTTTCGGCCGCCGGCTGCGCGCCGAGATGGTCCATCAACTCGATCATTTCCTGCAGCGCGCGGCCATAGAGATTGGCAATCATTACGCTTTCGGCGGCGCCAAGCAGATTGACGCAATCGTTCCAGTCGGCGAATCCCAGCAGCGGCAGGCCGTGCGCGCCCGTGTTGGCTTGGGTGAACTCCATGGCGCGGTGCAGATGCTCCAGCACCGTTCCCTTTTCGCGTTTTTCGAGCGGGAGCGCCTTGGAATAGAACGGGATTTCCTCCTTCAGGAATCCATAGTCACCGGTCTCCTTGAGATAGGCGGAAACCGCCTGGACGATCCAGAGGTGGTCGTCGCCATACCATTGCTTATGGCCGTCTTCGCGCGAGTCGCCCTCGTTGGCTTCCATGGTGAGCGGGAAAAACTGGTGCATCGCCGAACCGTTGGGCAACTGCACGCTGAGCAGCTTGCGCATCAGCGCCCGGGCATCGTCCGGCACCCCGGCCAGCACGCCCATCACATCCTGCGAGCTGTCGCGGAAACCAATGCCGCGCGCACCGAGGCCGAGCTGATAGAGCGAGAGATAGCGCGACCAGTTCATGGTCGTATGGCACTGGCGCGGGTTATGGATGTTGACCATCGAGTTGAACGCGGCGTCCGGCGTTTCGATCCAGTTTTTGGAAAGATATTCATCCCAGAATTGTCCCAGAGACCGGAACGCGGCATCCACGTTTTCGAGGCAGCGGAACTTTTTCGCGGTTTCGGCCACCATGCCCGGCTCGTCCTGCCCGAGTTGGGTGACGATACGTTTTGTTTCGCCCGGCGCAAGTTCGCCCAGCTTGTGCAACAGCGCGGCGATGGTGTCGCCGCGCCGTGCCTCGCTGTTCGACAGGCTTTCGTTTTGCAGCTCCAAAGGGTTGGCCCAGGTGCCGTATTCGTTGTCGCCCAGGAATTCCTTGCGGTCGGTCTGGAACGAATCGACGGGCACATTCGAGGTGAAAAAGTTGTTTTCATACTGCTTCTTCATGAAGGCGTACTGGCGCAACAGCACGGTGCCGTCGGCATTCCTTTCGGCGTCGACCGTCATGGTTTGCGGCACCCAGTCGGCATTGGTGTATTGCTTTAGCGCATCGAAATGCGAGAACTCCACCACGGGAATCACATCCAGCTCCACCACTTCTTTCCGAAGGTTGGTAACGTTGATATCGCGCACCACCACATGTTCGCCGGGCGGCACAAAGATCGCGACCTCCGTGCGGATACCATGGAACTCGGAGACAATGCGCTGGTAGCCGAGACCCACATGGCACTCGTATTTATCGTAGGCATCGAGCGTCGGCACGAAGAACGGCGAGAAGATTTTATAGCCGTCGCCTTCCTTGATGCGGAGATACATTCCCTCGCCCTTGAACTGCGAACTGGGCAGCTGGGGCATGTATTTGGTGATTCGGTTCAATGCGGGATCGCCTTTACAGATGAGCGAGCCGCCCGTATGGTCGACAATCCCGCCGAACGCCAGCGTGCCGACATAGTTCGTCCACTTGACGGGGGTCTTGGGATTGGTGATTACATACTCTCTTTTATCGTCGTCGAAATATCCGTATTTCATGGTCGTTTCACTCCCCGTAACAAGTAATCCGTAATTCGTAATTTTCGTTACGCATTACCCGTTACGCATTAGGTTTCTAAACTTTGCCCCTGCGCGCTTCAAGTTGCCTGCGGATTTCGGCCGCCTTCTGCGGCGTGATGGGGAAGATTTTCAAAAGACCCAGCGCCACCACCAAGGCAACAACGGGGATGGCGATGTAGCCGATGCGCATATTGCGCAGGACGGCTTCCGGTTGGGCGCCTTCGAGCGACGCATCGAATCCGGTGAATTCCAGCAACGGGCCGGAAATCAGGAACCCGATGCAGAAGGCAAACTTCAGGATCCAGGAAAAGATCGAAGCAAAGCTGCCCTCGCGACGCTCCCCGGTCTTCAACTCATCGAAGTCCACCACATCGGCCTGCATGGAGGAGAGCATCAGCCAAAGCCCCGCATAGCCCGCCCCGATAAACACGGTGTTCACCAGCATCAGGTACGGATAGGCCGGATTAAACGTCCACCAGGTGGTAGCCGCCGAAAACAAAACCAACGCAACGGAGATGGCAAGGCACCGGGGCTTGCCGATGCGCTCGGAAAGCCATCGGAAAACGGGAATGAAAAGCAGGCTGAAAACGGTATAGACCACCGTTCCATAGCCCGCGAACCGGGCCGCCACCGTCCAGTCGGCATTCAACACATAGTAGGTGCCCACATAGCGGCCGTAGCTGTCGAAGATCGCCGTCCCCAGCAGGAAGAACACGGTGAAGAGACACAGCACGCGGAACGGAACGTTCTTGAGCGTTTCGCTCAAACTCTTGATCACGCCCACCTTTTCCTGGTGCTTGTTCACGCTCTCGTAATAGCGCTCCTTCACAAAAACCGCAGGGACAATCCCGAGCACCAGAATGATGGCGCCAATCACCAGGCTGAGCCAGCGCATGCCGTTCACCGTGCTCGCTTCGCCATTCAGGAAAAAGATCGGCAGCAGCGAAACCCACCACATCCAGCCGTTCACGAAACCGGCCAGCGTCTGGAAATATCCGCGGATTTCAGTCACCCTCGTCCGCTCGTTGTAGTCGGGGGTCATTTCCATCAGCAAGCTTTGGTAGGGCATCGCCCAGACCGTGAAGCAGGAGTAGAAAAGAATGCCGAAGCCGATCACCCACGCCATGATCAGTTCCTGGCTCCAGTCCATCGGGAACCACCAGATCAGGGGATAGGTCAGGCCGGCCAGGATGGACCCCACCAGAATGAACGGTCGGCGGCGCCCCCACTTCGAGCGGAAGTTATCGGAGATGCACCCCATGATCGGATCGATGATGCCATCCCACAACCGCAGCGACATCAAGATGATCGACACATAGAGCGGCCGCATATGCAGTTCCATGTTGAAGAACGGATAGGCAATGCTGACCAGAATCCATACCGCCAGAATATCAACCGGACCGCCGAGCGCGTAGGCCAGCTTGGTGCCGAACGGAACGCGGTCTTCCGCCGCCACGACAGGTTGTGCTTGATCAGCCATGATCGACTCCCATTACCACTTCGATTTGATGCACCCGGTCTTTTGCCAGGACGGGTACGAGGTTGCCTTTTACCAGCTCGCCGTTGACCAGCAGCAGGATGACGCCCTTGGACACCCCTTCAGGATTCTTGATGGTGATGTTGTATTCCGCGCCGCGGAAACGGCGGACGATGGTGTATTCCTTCCACTCCTGCGGGATGCACGGGTCGATGCGCAGTCCGTCGTAGTCGGGGTGGACACCCAGAATATATTGCGAGATCGCCACCCAGTTCCACGCGGCGGTTCCCGTTAGCCACGAGTTTTTGGCCTCGCCCGGTTTGAAGGCATCCTTGCCCGCAATCATCTGCGAATAGACATAGGGTTCCATGCGGTGCAGCTCCGAAATCCCTTCGCGATAGGCCGGCGCGATGCGCCTCCAATAGTCGAACGCGCGGTCGCCGCGACCGATCATCGTTTCGCCGATCATGATCCACGGATTGTTGTGGCAGAAGATGCCGGCGTTTTCCTTGTAGCCCGCCGGATAGGTCGAGATTTCGCCGTACGCCAGGACATATTCCGTGAAGGCCGGGTTGTTCAGCACGATGCCGTGCTCGCAGGCGAGCTTGTCGGCCACGGAGTCGAGCGCCTTTTCGCACAAGCCTTCGTCCTTGCCGATCCCGGCCATCGTGCACCAGCCCTGCGACTCGATAAAAATCTTGCTTTCGTCGTTTTCGTCGGAGCCGACCTTGTGGCCGAAAAAGTCGTAGGCGCGCAGGAACCATTCGCCATCCCAGCCATGTTGCTTGACCGCCTCGACCATGGCATCGACCTGCCTTTGCGCCTCGATGGTTTCCATGCCGCGCAGCTCGCAGAGGCGGATGTATTCGCGGCCATAGAGCACAAACTCTCCGGCAATCATCAACGACTCCGCCGTGCTACCCGATTGGTTTTCGGTGGTCTGGAACGATTCGTTCGGATCCTTCGAAAAGCAGTTGAGGTTGAGGCAGTCGTTCCAGTCGGCGCGCCCGATGAGCGGCAAGCCATGCGGACCGAGGTGGTTGACCGTGAAGTTGAACGAGCGGGTCAGGTGCCCGAATAGGTCGGTGGCCGTTGCATCGTCGTTGTCGTACGGCACGGTTTCGTCGAGGATGCTCCAGTCGCCGGTCTCCTTGATGTAGGCCGAGACGGAGAGGATCAGCCAGAGCGGATCGTCGTTGAAGTTTCCGCCGATCTCGGCGTTGCCGCGCTTGGTGAGCGGCTGGTACTGGTGGTAGGCCGAGCCATCCTCGAACTGCGTGGCGGCAATGTCGAGAATGCGCTGCTTGGCGCGCTCCGGCACCTGGTGCACGAAGCCGATCAGATCCTGGTTGGAATCGCGGAAGCCCATGCCGCGGCCGATGCCCGACTCGAAGAACGAGGCGCTGCGCGACATGTTGAAGGTGACCATGCACTGGTACTGGTTCCAAATGTTGACCATGCGGTCGAGCTTGCCATCGCCACTGTCCACCTGGTAGGTGCCGAGGAGGTTTTCCCAATAATCAGCCAGCTCCGCCAGCGCGGCATCGACCTTTTCAACCGTCTCGAAATTTTTGATGACCCGCCTGGCGCCGGCCTTGTTGATGATGCCCTTCGACTCCCACTTTTGGTCTTCGGCCTTTTCGATGTAGCCCAGCACAAAGACCAGCTCGCGCTTTTCACCGGGCGCCAGATCGATTTCAAGATAGTGCGAGGCAATCGGCGACCAGCCGTGCGCCACGGAATTGCGCGGCGCACCTTCGGCCACGGCCTGCGGATTTTCGAACCCGTTGTAGAGCCCAACAAACGATTCGCGGTCGGTGTCGAAGCCCTGGATCGGGGCGTTGACGGAATAGAAGGCATAGTGGTTGCGGCGCTCCTTGTATTCGGTCTTGTGGTAGAGCACCGATTCCTCGATCTCCACCTCGCCGGTCGAAAGGTTGCGCTGGAAGTTTTCCATATCGGTCTGCGCGTTCCACAGGCACCATTCCGCCAGCGAGAAGAGCTTCAGGCTTTTGTGCTCGCCGGATTCGTTTTCGATGGAGAGCTTGTGCACCTCGGCATTCACGCCCAGCGGCACGAAGCAGGTCAGCTCCGCTTTCACCCCGCCCTTTTCGCCGATGAACTTCGAATAGCTCAAGCCATGGCGGCATTCGTAGGAATCGAGCGTGGCCTGGGTCGGCTTCCAGCCCGGGTTCCACACCGAGTCGCCATCCTTGATATAGTAGTAGCGCCCACCGGTGTCGATCGGCACGTTGTTGTAGCGGTAGCGCGTCAGCCGGCGGAACTTGGCATCCTTATAGAAGCAATAGCCCCCGCCTGTATTCGACACCAACCCGAAAAACTCGTCGTTGCCCAAATAGTTGATCCACGGAAACGGCGTCTTCGGCTCCGTAATTACATACTCGCGGGCTTCATCATCAAAATAACCAAACTTCATCCAGTAGCTTCTCCCGTTAAAACAAAACACTTCTATATCACTACTAAAACAACGTCAACCTCGTTTGCTATTTTTTCTTGCGATTTTGCGCATGTTATCCTAAATACCGGATCATCATGAATATAACATTTACATATCTATCAAAACCGTACTGCTATATCACCCTCCTAACGGCGGTCCTTGCCGCATCGGCCCCGGCCACACCGGTTCCGGCCACCGATCCCGGCATCGAGGTGCGCGGCACAAAATATGCCCAGCCCCGGAATGCCGGACTGCGGTTCCAACGCCACCGGGAGGATGTTCTGCAACTGCCGCGCAAGGAGCTGGGCATCAATCCCGACAAGGCACGGAATGGTTCCGGCATCGTTCTGGCCTTCCAAACCGACAGCGATAGCATCCGGGCCAACTTCAGGATTCTATCCGCCAACTACATGGGCTCGGCCTTCGGCCTGTTCGAGGACGGGAAGCTGGCGAAGGAATTCAAATTCAACCCCAAGACCTCGGAAGCCAAACTGGAATTCGAGCGCAGAGGCAGCGGCTGTTTCGAAATCGCCCTCCCCAGCTTTGCCAATGTGGAATTCCTGGGGCTGGAACTCGATGGCCAACTGAAAAAGCCATCGCCACCCAACGCCCCCGTCTACGTGGCGCTGGGCGACTCGATCAGCCACGGGGTCGGGCAGCACGGCGCAACCCACACCACTTGGCCATTCCTGCTGTCCCGGAAGCTGAACGCGGAACTCTTCAACCTGGCCGTCGGGGGCGGCAAGGTTTCGGTGCCGATCGGCAACATGCTGGAGGACTGGAAGCGGATCGACTACATCACCATCCTCGTCGGCTACAACGACCTGCACTTCGACCAAAAGACGCCGGAGGGCTTCGCGACCCAATACGGCGAGCTGCTGGACGCCATCCGGGCAAACCATCCCGACACCCCGGTCTACTGCATCTCCCTGCTCCACACCAAAAAACCAACCAGCGAAAAGACCGGCCACACCGCGAACGAATTCCGTACCGCCCTGTCGAAGCTGGTCGGCACGCGCGCACAGACGGATGCACACCTCCACTTTGTTGCCGGGGAAACAATTACATCCGCAAAAAACCTGCAGGCCGACAACCCGAAAGATCCCGTGCACCTGGGCGAAGAAGGGGCCGCCATGCTGGCCGATGAACTGTATCGCATCATAACCCGCAAATAGGAGGGCCGATTTAGCGGCAGCCAAACTGCAATATCCGTCCCCCTCGTCCGTTGGATTCCCAACGCATGAAACAAAGGACGATGGAATGGTAAAAACTCTTTCACTGATCGCCGCAGGCATTGGGTTCGCGAGTCTTTCACTGGCCCAATACGAAACCACAGGCAACCCAGCGCCCCCCACGAAGATCGACCTGCCCCTGCTAAAGCAGTACACGCAACTGGGCATCCGCCCCGCCGGCACCTGCTCCGATAGCGTCTTTGTGCGCCGGGTCCATCTCGACCTTACCGGCAGCATCCCCACGGCCGACCAGGCACGCGACTTTATTGATGACCGCTCGAAGGACAAGCGCGCGAAACTCATCGACGAGCTGCTGGCAAGCGACGGCTTCAGCCACTATTGCACCACCCTTTGGTGCGACCGCCTGCGGGTGAAGTCCGAATTCCCGATCAACCTCTGGCCCAACGCCGTGCAGGCCTACCACCGCTGGATCCTCGGCTCCATCCGCGAAAACAAACCCTATGACCAATTCGTCCGCGAAATCCTGACTTCAAATGGAAGCAACTTCCGCGTGCCGCAGGTCAACTTTTTCCGCGCCGTGCAAAACAGCGACCCCGAAACCATCGCCCGCGCGGCCGCCCTCACCTTCATGGGCACGCGCCTCGACTCCTGGCCGAAGGACCGGCAACAGGACCTGGCCGTTTTTTTCTCCGATTTGGCCTTCAAGAAAACCAGCGAGTGGAAAGAGGAGATCGTCTATGCCGACCTCTTCAGCCAACGGGAAAACCGGCGCGGCACAACACTCACCCTGCCCGATGGAAAAACGGTTGAAGTTCCGCTCGACCACGATGCACGGAAGGTCTTTGCAGACTGGCTGACGCACGAAAGCAATCCCTGGTTCGCACGCAATGCGGTCAACCGCATCTGGCACCAGCTCTTTGGCTCCGGCATCATCCAGGAACCGGACGACATCCGCCCCGACAACCCCCCGGCGAACCAGGAAATGCTCGCGCTGCTCGAAAAGGAGCTCAACGTATCCGGCAACGACCTGCGCCACATCTACCGGCTCATCCTCAACTCCGCCACCTACCAACGCTCCAGCATCCCGGCAACCAACACCCCCATGGCCGAACAGCTGTTCGCCCACTACCCGCTCCACCGGATCGACGCCGAGACCTTGATCGACTCGCTCTGCCACATCACCGGAACCACGGAACAATACTGGAGCATGATTCCGGAGCCCTTCTCCTTTATTCCGGTTGAACAGGGGTCCGTCACGCTCGCCGACGGAAGCATCACCAGCCCCTTCCTGGAAAAATTCGGCCGCCCCCCGCGCGACACCGGGCTTGCAACCGAACGCAACAACGAAATCACCGCCGCCCAGCAACTGCATCTGCTCAACTCCGGCCATATCCGCGAAAAGCTCAACCGCATCGGCCTCCAGCTGCCGCGCCGCAACACCCCCGTGGCCAACACCGACGAACTCTACCTTTCCATCCTTTCGCGCCATCCGACCCAAGCGGAGCTGCTCGCGCTGAGCGACTACACCCTGATGGCCGAGGCGGAAGGGCGCGATCTCGCCACCGACATTGCCTGGGCGCTCATCAACAGCCCGGAATTCCTTTTCAAACACTAGGAGCAGCACCATGAACCTCTCGCGCAGAACGATCCTCCAGTCCGCCGCCGCGGCACCGTTGCTCGCCCAGGCCGCCGCGGCACCCAATGCCAAAGCCAAGGCCGTGATCCAGATCTGGATCTGGGGCGGCCCGGCCCACCTCGACACGTTCGACCCCAAGCCGGACGCGGGGTACGACTACTGCGGCGCCTACACCAAGCCCATCGCCACCAACGTCGACGGCATCCGCATCGGCGAAGCGCTCCCCGAATTGGCCAAGCAGGCCGACAAGTTTTCGATCATCCGCAGCATGACCCACGGGATCAACGCCCACGAAAGCGCGTCATACTGCACCCAGACCGGGCGCCTGCCCGGCGGGCGCATCGTCTATCCGGCCATCGGCTCGGTGGTTTCGCTCAAACACGGCTACGATGCGGGCTACAACGGGCTCATCCCGCCCTACGTCGTGCTCACCGAACCGCAGGGCCGCTTTTCCGAAGCCGGGTTCCTGGGCCCCCGCTACAAGCCCTTCGCCACGGGCGGCGACCCCGCGCAAAATCCGTTCGCCGTGGAAGGCATCGTTGCCGAAGGCATAACCGACCGCCGCCAGCGCGAACGCCGCGAGTTGCTCCGCTGGCTCGA from Pontiella desulfatans includes these protein-coding regions:
- a CDS encoding GH36-type glycosyl hydrolase domain-containing protein, with amino-acid sequence MKYGYFDDDKREYVITNPKTPVKWTNYVGTLAFGGIVDHTGGSLICKGDPALNRITKYMPQLPSSQFKGEGMYLRIKEGDGYKIFSPFFVPTLDAYDKYECHVGLGYQRIVSEFHGIRTEVAIFVPPGEHVVVRDINVTNLRKEVVELDVIPVVEFSHFDALKQYTNADWVPQTMTVDAERNADGTVLLRQYAFMKKQYENNFFTSNVPVDSFQTDRKEFLGDNEYGTWANPLELQNESLSNSEARRGDTIAALLHKLGELAPGETKRIVTQLGQDEPGMVAETAKKFRCLENVDAAFRSLGQFWDEYLSKNWIETPDAAFNSMVNIHNPRQCHTTMNWSRYLSLYQLGLGARGIGFRDSSQDVMGVLAGVPDDARALMRKLLSVQLPNGSAMHQFFPLTMEANEGDSREDGHKQWYGDDHLWIVQAVSAYLKETGDYGFLKEEIPFYSKALPLEKREKGTVLEHLHRAMEFTQANTGAHGLPLLGFADWNDCVNLLGAAESVMIANLYGRALQEMIELMDHLGAQPAAEKYRADHARMKKVVNETCWDGEWFVRYYEEDGTPIGSKQNSEGQIYANAQSWSVFSGFAEGDRAEQALESVHGKLNTDRGIKLSWPGYNGFDPTKGGITTYPPGAKENGGIFLHTNPWVMIAETLVGNGDRAFQYYNQINPAARNDDIGRFECEPYCYPQNILGDEHPQFGLARNSWLSGTSSWTYQAATKFIVGIMPTHGGLEINPCIPKAWDGFKVVRKFRGATYRIEVENPEHISKGVASVVVDGEPVEGNVVPVFDGGEHSVEVLMGRESNDAGFGMKNKVQEATAAL
- a CDS encoding MFS transporter — translated: MADQAQPVVAAEDRVPFGTKLAYALGGPVDILAVWILVSIAYPFFNMELHMRPLYVSIILMSLRLWDGIIDPIMGCISDNFRSKWGRRRPFILVGSILAGLTYPLIWWFPMDWSQELIMAWVIGFGILFYSCFTVWAMPYQSLLMEMTPDYNERTRVTEIRGYFQTLAGFVNGWMWWVSLLPIFFLNGEASTVNGMRWLSLVIGAIILVLGIVPAVFVKERYYESVNKHQEKVGVIKSLSETLKNVPFRVLCLFTVFFLLGTAIFDSYGRYVGTYYVLNADWTVAARFAGYGTVVYTVFSLLFIPVFRWLSERIGKPRCLAISVALVLFSAATTWWTFNPAYPYLMLVNTVFIGAGYAGLWLMLSSMQADVVDFDELKTGERREGSFASIFSWILKFAFCIGFLISGPLLEFTGFDASLEGAQPEAVLRNMRIGYIAIPVVALVVALGLLKIFPITPQKAAEIRRQLEARRGKV
- a CDS encoding DUF1553 domain-containing protein gives rise to the protein MVKTLSLIAAGIGFASLSLAQYETTGNPAPPTKIDLPLLKQYTQLGIRPAGTCSDSVFVRRVHLDLTGSIPTADQARDFIDDRSKDKRAKLIDELLASDGFSHYCTTLWCDRLRVKSEFPINLWPNAVQAYHRWILGSIRENKPYDQFVREILTSNGSNFRVPQVNFFRAVQNSDPETIARAAALTFMGTRLDSWPKDRQQDLAVFFSDLAFKKTSEWKEEIVYADLFSQRENRRGTTLTLPDGKTVEVPLDHDARKVFADWLTHESNPWFARNAVNRIWHQLFGSGIIQEPDDIRPDNPPANQEMLALLEKELNVSGNDLRHIYRLILNSATYQRSSIPATNTPMAEQLFAHYPLHRIDAETLIDSLCHITGTTEQYWSMIPEPFSFIPVEQGSVTLADGSITSPFLEKFGRPPRDTGLATERNNEITAAQQLHLLNSGHIREKLNRIGLQLPRRNTPVANTDELYLSILSRHPTQAELLALSDYTLMAEAEGRDLATDIAWALINSPEFLFKH
- a CDS encoding GH36-type glycosyl hydrolase domain-containing protein produces the protein MKFGYFDDEAREYVITEPKTPFPWINYLGNDEFFGLVSNTGGGYCFYKDAKFRRLTRYRYNNVPIDTGGRYYYIKDGDSVWNPGWKPTQATLDSYECRHGLSYSKFIGEKGGVKAELTCFVPLGVNAEVHKLSIENESGEHKSLKLFSLAEWCLWNAQTDMENFQRNLSTGEVEIEESVLYHKTEYKERRNHYAFYSVNAPIQGFDTDRESFVGLYNGFENPQAVAEGAPRNSVAHGWSPIASHYLEIDLAPGEKRELVFVLGYIEKAEDQKWESKGIINKAGARRVIKNFETVEKVDAALAELADYWENLLGTYQVDSGDGKLDRMVNIWNQYQCMVTFNMSRSASFFESGIGRGMGFRDSNQDLIGFVHQVPERAKQRILDIAATQFEDGSAYHQYQPLTKRGNAEIGGNFNDDPLWLILSVSAYIKETGDWSILDETVPYDNDDATATDLFGHLTRSFNFTVNHLGPHGLPLIGRADWNDCLNLNCFSKDPNESFQTTENQSGSTAESLMIAGEFVLYGREYIRLCELRGMETIEAQRQVDAMVEAVKQHGWDGEWFLRAYDFFGHKVGSDENDESKIFIESQGWCTMAGIGKDEGLCEKALDSVADKLACEHGIVLNNPAFTEYVLAYGEISTYPAGYKENAGIFCHNNPWIMIGETMIGRGDRAFDYWRRIAPAYREGISELHRMEPYVYSQMIAGKDAFKPGEAKNSWLTGTAAWNWVAISQYILGVHPDYDGLRIDPCIPQEWKEYTIVRRFRGAEYNITIKNPEGVSKGVILLLVNGELVKGNLVPVLAKDRVHQIEVVMGVDHG
- a CDS encoding SGNH/GDSL hydrolase family protein produces the protein MNITFTYLSKPYCYITLLTAVLAASAPATPVPATDPGIEVRGTKYAQPRNAGLRFQRHREDVLQLPRKELGINPDKARNGSGIVLAFQTDSDSIRANFRILSANYMGSAFGLFEDGKLAKEFKFNPKTSEAKLEFERRGSGCFEIALPSFANVEFLGLELDGQLKKPSPPNAPVYVALGDSISHGVGQHGATHTTWPFLLSRKLNAELFNLAVGGGKVSVPIGNMLEDWKRIDYITILVGYNDLHFDQKTPEGFATQYGELLDAIRANHPDTPVYCISLLHTKKPTSEKTGHTANEFRTALSKLVGTRAQTDAHLHFVAGETITSAKNLQADNPKDPVHLGEEGAAMLADELYRIITRK
- a CDS encoding glycoside hydrolase family 44 protein is translated as MRTLIMVVGAVGTMACQAAVLRVDPSVVREVDRHRFLGTNAGLWHEARQLFDTDVQYYLRELNPSFIRIPGGSWSDEYIWNGNGVWDGNTFDMSKLVDGQWEIDYSDYKPGFHLLAPGKPDEWHGNVDVYALHEFAKDKGSHSIVTVNVGSGTPEMAAEWVRWANLEMGYGVEYWEIGNELEGRWEMGSTLPDGSRMTGEVYAQRFIEYAKAMKAVDPSIKIGGPTAASTRAPFMEALLRDAGEHVDFISFHTYPVERHLAGEREMVEQAFSLQEPMTRYRGLVEKYQPHRVGEIEFAITEWNSKVLEDRHTGELLNGLWSAIFVGEMFREGVTFATQWDLLTTTEEGGHGLFHFAGRCMPKSQYWGLYLWSKYMGNQLVASELKGNGDAYAVVTRDDGRLYAMVVNVSRDAFAEIELDVPGVEFASEGRMATLSHREYFWDIYKHEPKWSRKPNEERFAIDGKLEVPPYSARVFELPFKGGSVRPSGDTENAEIQPLEILLPESAPADQPVEGWVFLQNDPADAKVGRTFDAAKVSVEGPAGLDVATVWLGEAAGRFFLTPTGAGTATVRARAGEVSVEREIEILPVQERRQIIWQFEDAPANWNAETSYKLIGDDAVRPNQQVAAVVLDGDKPTSGNDRLAVFSPPGSIDRKRIAGVVLDVGASSNFQCADKQVGIRVVLQSEMDHWIELGSLTLEEVRGKWKTLELRLPDPKYYAAMGKTYALFIQLYQNDGKKVPVSGKVYLDNVGFVLR